A window of Sphingobacterium kitahiroshimense genomic DNA:
GGGATTCTCCTTCGCTCCGAATGTATGATAGTGTTGACCTGTTTCATTACTGCCTGTTAGATGCGGATGAAACACGATATGAGCCCCATTGCATGCACTCCATCGCACAGATTCGGGGTAACGAAAGCCTTCATGACAGATCGTTATTCCAAATTTTAATCCGTTTATTTCAAAAACCTTACGCGCCACTCCTGCTGTCCACAGTTCATCTTCGCTTGGATCAAGCTGATTTTTAGTCTGATAACCTAAAAGCTCACCCGTACCCGATATGACATAAGCCAAATTATAAATACAATCGGCAATATATCCGTCCATTGGCAATACAAGCGCAATGTTATGCGATTTTGCAATGAATTTTGCTTTTTTCAAAGCCATCTGTAATGCTTCAGGAGTACGGCTTTCAAAAGCATAACCCATACCTGGATAGCCCGGTATAAATGATTCGGGGAAACAGATAATTTCCGCACCTCCGCGTGCGGCATCGCCTGCAAATTTTTCGAGCAGTTGAAGGCCATGATCTATTGAACTAGGGAAAGGTGGTGATGCAAGTGCTATTTTCATGATCGTTGCTAATGGAAGATAATAGTTAACATGCTGAAGGTAATAAATATTCAGTAACAAAGGCTTACATAAATATAAAAAAAATAAACCCTGATCGATTTATTACGTAAGAAAAACTTCTCCCTTTCAAGGACTTTTTACTCCCTTTAACAGACTTCCCGGATTAGCTTAACACACTATATTTGCCCAAACAGTAATATTATGTAGAACTATTCTTAATAATAGTTACCATAACACGAATCAAATGAAAGAAGAAAAAAATAAAAAAAGCGGTATCGCCCGTCTGCTTGAGATAGCCAGCCGAAAAAAGGGTTTATTATTTGTCTCAGGATTTCTATCCGTCATGCATGCCCTACTGAGCTTAGTGCCCTATGTGCTTGTTTTTTATATTATCCGTGAACTCACGAAAGAAAACATCAATTTCAGCTTAGTCAATACCTATATCATCTATGCTATTTTAGCGGCCATAATCAGTATGCTTGTATTTTTTCTATCAGGCGTATTATCCCATATCGCAGCGTACAATATATTATTTGAACTGCGTAAATTTATCACCGCTCAGGTCGGCAAACTACCGATGGGTTATCTCAATAACCGTAATTCAGGAACATTAAAAAAAATACTTTCTGATGATGTTGAACGCATTGAAAATTTTATCGCCCATCAAATACCCGATTTTGTAAAAGGTATCGCCTTACCCATCATAACGATTGTCTATCTTTTTTTTCAGGACTGGCGTCTGGCTGCAATCAGCTGTGTCCCACTTTTAGTTTTAGCCGTTATGCTACCAAAAATGTACAGTGGGAGAAATAAAAAACTGATTCAGGATTATCATCAATCCTTAGAAGAAATGAATGCCGGTATTGTAGAATATGTCAGAGCTATGCCTGTCATGAAAATATTCGGTCAGTCTGCAGAAACATTTGACAAGTATGGCAACACCGTAAAACGGTTCAATAAATTTGTGGGCGAATGGGTTAAAAGCAGTACGCCCGGTTTCGCTATATTTATGAGTTTCACGAGCAATGCGATGTTACCGGTATTGGCTCTCGGACTGTATCTCTATTTTCAAAATGGTGTAACTCTAGCCACGCTTCTATTGTTTCTGATCTTAGGGACAGGGTACATTAAGCCATTGTTTGCCCTCAATAATATGGGTATACAAATATCCATCATCAATCGCGGTGTTGAACAGATCGATGAACTGCTGTATACAGAACATTTACTTGAAAATACAGTTATACAGCCCCCTATCGACTACTCCATTACATTTGAACATGTAAGTTTTGCTTATCAAGACAAAAACTGGGGACTTCAAAATATTAATTTTACAGTACCTGAAAAAACAATAACAGCTTTGGTCGGCCCTTCGGGGGCAGGAAAAAGTACCATCGGACAATTGCTCGCC
This region includes:
- a CDS encoding ABC transporter ATP-binding protein, producing the protein MKEEKNKKSGIARLLEIASRKKGLLFVSGFLSVMHALLSLVPYVLVFYIIRELTKENINFSLVNTYIIYAILAAIISMLVFFLSGVLSHIAAYNILFELRKFITAQVGKLPMGYLNNRNSGTLKKILSDDVERIENFIAHQIPDFVKGIALPIITIVYLFFQDWRLAAISCVPLLVLAVMLPKMYSGRNKKLIQDYHQSLEEMNAGIVEYVRAMPVMKIFGQSAETFDKYGNTVKRFNKFVGEWVKSSTPGFAIFMSFTSNAMLPVLALGLYLYFQNGVTLATLLLFLILGTGYIKPLFALNNMGIQISIINRGVEQIDELLYTEHLLENTVIQPPIDYSITFEHVSFAYQDKNWGLQNINFTVPEKTITALVGPSGAGKSTIGQLLARFWDVTKGEIRIGGIDVRDYPTEQLMRLVSFVFQDSFMFQDSMYENICMGMKKSREEVEDAAKAAQIHDLILSLPNGYDTLFGQSGVHLSGGEQQRFQLARAILKDAPILILDEATAFADPENEIKIQQAFSQLIKNKTVLIIAHRLSTITDADQILVFNHGELIDNGKHDELLENSALYGRMWNAHTRAKEFVI
- a CDS encoding carbon-nitrogen hydrolase family protein — protein: MKIALASPPFPSSIDHGLQLLEKFAGDAARGGAEIICFPESFIPGYPGMGYAFESRTPEALQMALKKAKFIAKSHNIALVLPMDGYIADCIYNLAYVISGTGELLGYQTKNQLDPSEDELWTAGVARKVFEINGLKFGITICHEGFRYPESVRWSACNGAHIVFHPHLTGSNETGQHYHTFGAKENPYYEKAMMMRALENTIYFASVNYASTYQESASAVIAPDGSCVKHQQYGEAGVLIVDIDPAKGSGMLAKRFKSNLYL